The Ralstonia pseudosolanacearum genome includes the window ATCCGTCACGTACCAGCCCGAGCCCTTGAGCTGGAAGCCGGCTGCGGTCAGCTGCTTCTTGAACGCCGGCGCATTGCATGCGGGGCAATCCGTCAGCGGCGCGTCGCTCATCTTCTGCAGCACATCCTTGGCGTGGCCGCAGGCGTCGCATCGATAAGCATAGATCGGCATGGTGTCCTCACCTGGAACGAAACGTAGATCTCGAAAAAGCAAAAAGCGGGTGCCAGCACGGTCCGCACGGCACGGGCCCGCGGAATCTCGGGGCGCCGGCGCGGATTGCAAGTGCCCGCACGCAAAGCCTTGAATTATAAACCCTTTCCGCAAAATCCCCGACGGCGGATTCGCGGCATCCGATGCAGCGCGCCACAATGTGGCCCGCCCTGCCCGCAGGAACGCCGCGCGTCAGGCCTGTGTGACGGGCTCGCCGGCCGGAACGTGATCGCGGATCCATTGCGGACCCAGCGAGCCGACCACCATCGCCCCCAGGCTGGCCAGCAGGCCGACCAATTGTGGCGGGAACATCGCATCGGAGAAGGCCATCTCGCACCAGATCCACACGCTCAGCCCGAGGGCGATGGCCAGCAGGCCGCCCTGGCGCGTGGCGCGCTTCCAGAACAGGCCGAACGCCAGCGGCACGAAGGCGGCGACCAGCGTCACCTTGTAGGCATTCTCCACCATGTGGAAGATCGACAGATGCGAGTTGAGCGCAAACAGCGTCACGACCGCCGTGAAGACCAGCACCACCGCCTGCATCACGCGCAGGAAGCGCTTGTCGTCCATGCGCGGCAGCATCGGGCGCAGCACGTTTTCGGCAAAGGTGACCGACGGCGCCAGCAGCGTCGCGCTCGCGCAGCTCTTGATGGCCGACAGCAGCGCGCCGAAGAACATCACCTGCGCGACCAGCGGCGCGTGCTCGAGCACCAGTTTGGGCAAGATCAGCTGCGAATCGGTGTTGATGTACTTGGCGACCATCTGCGGGTCGATCAGCGTGGCCGAATACGCCAGGAACATCGGGATGAAGGCGAACAGGAAATACAGCACGCCGCCCAGCACCGAGGCCGTGCCGGCGATGCGCTCGGTGCGCGACGACGTCACGCGCTGAAACACGTCCTGCTGCGGAATCGAGCCGAGCATCATGGTGATCCAGGCCGTCACGAAGCCGATCACCTCGATCGGGTTGAACGCCGGCCAGAACGAGAACTTGCCCGCCGCCGATGCATGCGCCACCACCGTGGCCACGCCGCCGGCCTGGCCCGAGACTTCCCAGCCGATGTACATCATGCCGATCACGATGATGATCATCTGGATGAAGTCCGTCACCGCCACCGACCACATGCCGCCGAACAGCGTGTAGACCAGCACGCTGGCCGCGCCAATCATCATGCCGGTCTGCTGCGACAGCCCGCCGTCCGAAACGGTATAGAACACCAGGCCCAGCGCCTTGATCTGCGCCGCCACCCAGCCCAGGTAGGACACGACGATGCACAGGGTGGTCAGCACCTCGGCCACGCGGCCGAAGCGGTTGCGGTAGAAGTCGCCGATAGTCAGCAGGTTCATCCGGTACAGCGGCCGGGCGAAGAACAGGCCCACCAGGATCAGGCACAGCGACGACCCGAACGGATCGGCCACCACGCCGTGCAGGCCCTCCTTGAGGAACACCGCCGGAATACCGAGCACCGTCTCGGAACCGAACCACGTCGCGAACACCGTGGCGGTGACGACGTAGAACGGCAGGCCGCGGCCGGCCACCGCGAAGTCGGCCGTATTGCGCACGCGCAGCGCCGCCCACAGGCCGATACCGACCGAAATCACCCAGTAAACAATGACGAACCAAATCAGCATGGCGCTCGATTCACGGAGGAACAGACTCTGGAAATCCCGTTGGCGGCCACGCCGGCGCCGGGCGAAATGGCGGGATTATAGCGATGGGACACCCCTGCGGGGCATTGGGGCGGCCACGAAAGCGGACCAGTTTGCCACTTTTTTCAGCAACGAGCTGCAACGGGCGCCCGCAGGCTTTTTCCGGGTGATCGGCCATGTTGCTCAGCACCAACAGCGCGCCCTGCTCCGGGCGCGCCCCTGTGGCGCTGAAGGCGCCGGGGTCAGTCGGCGCGGCGGCGCCAGACCTGCCAGCGCTCGCGCCCGGCGAACACGGGTATCGATTCGTGCTCGGGGACCGGTACATCGGCCATCCGCTCGAAGGCCGGCGACAGCAGCGCTTCCTGCTCCTGCGCCGTGATCTCGAACGGCGGCCCGCCGGGCGCGGCGGCCCGGCCGTCGACCACCACGAAGAACCCGGCCAGCAACCCGCCCGGCGACAGCAGCCGCGCGACCTGCGTGGCGTAATCTGCCCACAGCCGACGCGGCATCGCGCACAGGAAGGCGCGCTCGTAGATCCATTGCACCGGCTGGCGCGGCGTGAACCGGAAGAAATCGGCCAGTTCGACCACGCCGGCATGCGGCCCCAGCATGGCCCGTGCGGAGGCCACCGCACTCGGCGCGAAGTCGATGGCGGCGACGGGCCAGCCGCGCTCGGCCAGCCAGCCCGCCTCGTAGGCGCTGCCGCAGCCGGGGATCAGCGTGGAGAGCGGCGCGGACTGCGCTTCACAGAACTGGCGGAAGGCCGGCGGCACGCCGTGCGCATCCCAAGGCATGTGGTCGCGGCTGAAGCGCTCGTCCCAGAACGCGGGGGCGGCGGCATCGCGGGTGGTGAAGACGGGCGGTTGAGCCATGCGGGTCAGAGCCGGTCGACGGTCAGTAGCGAGCCAGCCACGCCAGTACATGCGTGGCAATGATGCCGACCGCGAAGCCGCCGATGAACAGCACCGCTGCCGACAGCAGGCGGTTGGTACGGCGCTGCTCGGCCAGCAGCGCCGTCAGCGCGGCCGTCTGGGCGTTGCCGTTGTCGCGGGCGTGGCGCTCCAGGATCTGGTGCGCCAGGCGCGGGAAGTCCGGCAGCATCTTGGCCCATTGCGGCGCCTCGATCTTGAGGCGATCGACCATGCCGCGCCAGCCGATCTGTTCGTGCATCCAGCGCTCCAGGAACGGCTTGGCGGTCTTCCACAGATCCAGGTCCGGATCGAGCTGGCGGCCCAGGCCTTCGACGTTGAGCAGCGTCTTCTGCAGCAGCACCAGCTGCGGCTGCACTTCCACGTTGAAGCGGCGCGAAGTCTGGAACAACCGCATCAGCACGAGCCCCAGCGAAATCTCGCCGAGGGGGCGATCGAAGTACGGCTCGCAGCAGGCGCGGATGGCGCCTTCGAGCTCCTCCACGCGGGTGTCTTCGGGCGCCCAGCCGGATTCGACATGCAGCAGCGCCACGCGGTGGTAATCGCGCTGGAAAAAGGCCAGGAAATTCTGTGCCAGGTAATTCTTGTCGAATTCCGACAGCGCCCCGACGATGCCGAAATCCAGCGCGATATAGCGGCCCAGAGACTCGGGCGCCACGCTCACCAGAATGTTGCCGGGGTGCATGTCGGCGTGGAAGAAGCCGTCGCGGAACACCTGCGTGAAGAAGATCTCCACGCCGTCGCGCGCCAGCTTGTGCATGTCGACACCGGCCGCGCGCAGTTCGTCGGCGTGCGAGACGCGCACGCCGTGCATGCGCTCCATCACGAACACCTCGGAGGTACACCAGTCCCAGAACACCTCGGGCACCAGCAGCAGATCGGACTTGGCGAAGTTGCGGCGCAGCTGGCTGGCGTTGGCGGCCTCGCGCATCAGGTCGAGTTCGTCGTGCAGGTACTTGTCGAACTCGGCGACCACCTCGCGCGGCTTCAGGCGCTTGCCGTCGGCCCACAGCTTCTCCATCCACGTGGCCACGTCGCGCATCAGCGCGAGGTCGCTGTCGATCACCGGCAGCATGCCGGGACGCAACACCTTCACGGCCACCTCGCGGCCGTCGTCGGGACCGCCGCGCAGGGTGGCGAAGTGCACCTGCGCGATCGAGGCACTGGCCACCGGATGATGGTCGAAGCGATGGAACAGAGCCGACAGTGGCTTGCCCAGCGACCGCTCGACAATGGCGGCCGCGATCTTGGGGTCGAACGGCGGCACGCGGTCCTGCAGCTTGGCCAGTTCGTCCGCCACATCGGGCGGCAGCAGATCGCGACGCGTGGACAGGACCTGCCCGAACTTCACGAAGATCGGGCCGAGCTGCTCCAGCGCCAGGCGCAGGCGCTCACCGCGCGGGCGTGTCTGCCTGCGGCCGAGGGTCATCACCCAGACCAGCGCGCGGATGCGCCGGCTCTTGAAGCCCGACAGCGCGAGCTGATCCAGCCCGTGATAGAGGATGACGAAAATGATCTTGCACAGCCGGAACAAGCGCGTCATGCCGATTCGCCCGCCCGTGCCGTCGAGGTCCCACGCGCGGCGCGTTCGAGCCGCTCCAGCCGCTTCTCCAGGCGAGCCGCGTCATCGCGCGCGGCCGCCACGTCTGCGGCGAACTGCGCGAGCCGGGCGTGGCGCACCAGCGTCGGCTGCTCGTCGGTCAGGTAGGACGCCACCGCATCCACCAGCGAACGGCCCACGCGCGTCGCCTCGGTGCGGATCGACTGGGCGCCCCGCACCATGCGCTGCGCAAGCACATCGCCGAACACGCGCGACAAGTCTTCAGCCGCATCCCAGCGCACGTTGCGTAGCAGCGTCGACAGCACGTTGGCGAATTCGGCCTCACCGTCGATGCGCACATGCTTGAGCACGGCGGCCTGGCCACCGGTGGCGTAATCGCCCGCAGCCGCCGCAAGCGGCACCACGACCCGGACGGCCGGCTCGACGCCAGGTTCGGGCGCCGTCACCAGGCCACTGGCATCCACCTGCAGCGACAGTGAGAACGGCGCGAGATCGAAATGCGCGACACGGCCCGCGAACGGACGCAGCATCGCCTGGGCCCAGGGCTCTTGCCGCAGCAAGTGGTTGAGCGCGAGCAGCAGCGGCTGCATCAGCGCAACGGGAAACGGGGACGAAGAGGCTGTCGGAGACATGCGGCGATGAAAACCGGAAACGGGCTAGCCGGTGGGCAACAAAAAAGGCCCGAACCGGACGGTCGGGCCCTATTTTACGGGCAATGCCGGGAGGGCCGGTTTGACCGCCCTCCAAAGCATGAAGGTTATTGCAACTGCTGGATACCGGCCAGCACCCAGCCGCCGCTGCCCTGGGTCGGCTTGTTCAGGTTCCACACCTCGGCGAACGGCTGTGCCGGGGCGCTCGCCTCTTCGCGGATCATGCCCGAGAAGCGCACGCTGGCCAGGTATTCGGTCGGATGCGTCTCGATGCCGAGCAGCTCGGCCTCCACCGACACCACGTCGGTCTTGTTGGGCACGGTGCCGCGGTCCGTGAGTTCCATCTTGATCTCGGCGAACATCTCCGGCGTGGTGAACTCGCGGATGTCGTTCAGGTTGCCGGCATCCCACGCGGCCTGCAGCCGGACGAAGTAGACCTTGGCGTTGCGCAGGAAGGCCTGCGTATCGAAGTCGGCCGGTACACCCCACGGTTGCTGCGCCGCGGCAGGCGCGTTGGCCGCCGGAGCGGCCGGGCCACCAAGGCTCCAGGCTTGCGCCGCGGTCTGTGCGCCCGCGCCCAGGCCCGACGCATTGCCCGCGCTGCCCGTGCCGGTCGATGCGGCGACCGGTGCGACCGGCTGTGCCGCGGGTGCGGCAGGCGACGGCACATAGGGTTCGCGGTCACCGCTGAGCGACGGGCCACCGGTGGCGTACGCCGGCTCCTGCGGACGGCTGCCGCGCAGCTTGCGGATGATCCACATCACCACGAAGGCGATGATGGCGATCAGGATCAGGTTCGACAGCAGCGACGCCAGGCCGGCGCCCAGGCCGAACTTGGACAGCAGATAGCCGAGGCCCAGGCCCGCGGCCAGGCCGCCCAGCATGCCGCCCCAGTTGCGGCGCGGCTGCTGCGCCGGCATCGGCGCGGGCGCGGCGGGCGACGGCTGCGCGGTTGGCGCCGCCTGCTGGGTCGGTGCGGGCGTGGTCGGCGGCGTCTGCTGACGCTGCGTCACGGTGGACGATTGCTTGCCGAAGCTGCGGCTACCGCCGCCGATGCGCTTGGCGTTGGCATCCATGGCCGCGCCCAATGCGAGCGTCGCAACCAGTGCGGCCGTTACGAGTTTTCCACTCCAATGCAATTTCATCGCTGTCATCTCTCCTGTGGCAGTGACGCCCCATCAGATGATGACGCCCCCGCCGGAATTCAATGTGACGGATCGTGGCATGACGCCACAGCGCGCCACATCGCCCATCCGACGGATCAGAGACGCCGGCCGACGTGCAGCGCGACGACACCCGCCGTCAGATTGAAGTATTCGACCGAGTCCAACCCGGCCTGTTCCATCATCTGCTTGAGCGTTTCCTGATCCGGGTGCATGCGGATGGACTCGGCCAGGTAGCGGTAGCTCTCGGCATCGCCGGCGACCTTGCTACCCAACCAAGGCAGCACCTTGAACGAGTACACGTCGTAGGCCTTCTCCAGCGGCTGCCACACCTTGGAGAACTCCAGCACCATCACCTTGCCGCCCGGCTTGACCACGCGGCGCATCTCGGCCAGCGCACGATCCTTGTGCGTCATGTTGCGCAAGCCGAACGCGACTGTCACGACATCGAAGTAAGCGTTCGGAAAGGGAATGTGCTCGGCATCGCACAGGCAGGTGGGCGTGAGCACGCCGGCATCGAGCAGGCGGTCGCGGCCCACGCGCAGCATCGATTCGTTGATGTCGGTCAGCCACACCTCGCCGGTGGGGCCGGCCTGGCGCGCGAAGGCCTTGGCCAGGTCACCGGTGCCGCCGGCGATGTCGAGCACCTTGTAGCCCGGGCGCACGGCGGCCTGGGCGATGGTGAACATCTTCCACAGCCGGTGCATGCCGCCGGACATCAGGTCGTTCATCACGTCGTACTTGCTGGCGACGGAATGGAACACGCCGGCGACCTTGCCGGCCTTCTCGCGCTCGTCGACCTGCTCGAATCCGAAGTGGGTTTGGCTCATGACGGAATGGGGTTGCGATGCGGCGCGCCTGCGCCGCGGAGTGAATCGGAATCAGTGGCCGT containing:
- a CDS encoding Tim44 domain-containing protein — encoded protein: MKLHWSGKLVTAALVATLALGAAMDANAKRIGGGSRSFGKQSSTVTQRQQTPPTTPAPTQQAAPTAQPSPAAPAPMPAQQPRRNWGGMLGGLAAGLGLGYLLSKFGLGAGLASLLSNLILIAIIAFVVMWIIRKLRGSRPQEPAYATGGPSLSGDREPYVPSPAAPAAQPVAPVAASTGTGSAGNASGLGAGAQTAAQAWSLGGPAAPAANAPAAAQQPWGVPADFDTQAFLRNAKVYFVRLQAAWDAGNLNDIREFTTPEMFAEIKMELTDRGTVPNKTDVVSVEAELLGIETHPTEYLASVRFSGMIREEASAPAQPFAEVWNLNKPTQGSGGWVLAGIQQLQ
- a CDS encoding methyltransferase domain-containing protein — protein: MAQPPVFTTRDAAAPAFWDERFSRDHMPWDAHGVPPAFRQFCEAQSAPLSTLIPGCGSAYEAGWLAERGWPVAAIDFAPSAVASARAMLGPHAGVVELADFFRFTPRQPVQWIYERAFLCAMPRRLWADYATQVARLLSPGGLLAGFFVVVDGRAAAPGGPPFEITAQEQEALLSPAFERMADVPVPEHESIPVFAGRERWQVWRRRAD
- the ubiB gene encoding ubiquinone biosynthesis regulatory protein kinase UbiB gives rise to the protein MTRLFRLCKIIFVILYHGLDQLALSGFKSRRIRALVWVMTLGRRQTRPRGERLRLALEQLGPIFVKFGQVLSTRRDLLPPDVADELAKLQDRVPPFDPKIAAAIVERSLGKPLSALFHRFDHHPVASASIAQVHFATLRGGPDDGREVAVKVLRPGMLPVIDSDLALMRDVATWMEKLWADGKRLKPREVVAEFDKYLHDELDLMREAANASQLRRNFAKSDLLLVPEVFWDWCTSEVFVMERMHGVRVSHADELRAAGVDMHKLARDGVEIFFTQVFRDGFFHADMHPGNILVSVAPESLGRYIALDFGIVGALSEFDKNYLAQNFLAFFQRDYHRVALLHVESGWAPEDTRVEELEGAIRACCEPYFDRPLGEISLGLVLMRLFQTSRRFNVEVQPQLVLLQKTLLNVEGLGRQLDPDLDLWKTAKPFLERWMHEQIGWRGMVDRLKIEAPQWAKMLPDFPRLAHQILERHARDNGNAQTAALTALLAEQRRTNRLLSAAVLFIGGFAVGIIATHVLAWLARY
- a CDS encoding sodium:solute symporter family protein, producing MLIWFVIVYWVISVGIGLWAALRVRNTADFAVAGRGLPFYVVTATVFATWFGSETVLGIPAVFLKEGLHGVVADPFGSSLCLILVGLFFARPLYRMNLLTIGDFYRNRFGRVAEVLTTLCIVVSYLGWVAAQIKALGLVFYTVSDGGLSQQTGMMIGAASVLVYTLFGGMWSVAVTDFIQMIIIVIGMMYIGWEVSGQAGGVATVVAHASAAGKFSFWPAFNPIEVIGFVTAWITMMLGSIPQQDVFQRVTSSRTERIAGTASVLGGVLYFLFAFIPMFLAYSATLIDPQMVAKYINTDSQLILPKLVLEHAPLVAQVMFFGALLSAIKSCASATLLAPSVTFAENVLRPMLPRMDDKRFLRVMQAVVLVFTAVVTLFALNSHLSIFHMVENAYKVTLVAAFVPLAFGLFWKRATRQGGLLAIALGLSVWIWCEMAFSDAMFPPQLVGLLASLGAMVVGSLGPQWIRDHVPAGEPVTQA
- a CDS encoding FmdB family zinc ribbon protein; this encodes MPIYAYRCDACGHAKDVLQKMSDAPLTDCPACNAPAFKKQLTAAGFQLKGSGWYVTDFRGGSGGTSSTSTAAKTDSTASGDAAAPASAASDSGTASGGTAASGGCGASCACH
- a CDS encoding ubiquinone biosynthesis accessory factor UbiJ, yielding MSPTASSSPFPVALMQPLLLALNHLLRQEPWAQAMLRPFAGRVAHFDLAPFSLSLQVDASGLVTAPEPGVEPAVRVVVPLAAAAGDYATGGQAAVLKHVRIDGEAEFANVLSTLLRNVRWDAAEDLSRVFGDVLAQRMVRGAQSIRTEATRVGRSLVDAVASYLTDEQPTLVRHARLAQFAADVAAARDDAARLEKRLERLERAARGTSTARAGESA
- the ubiE gene encoding bifunctional demethylmenaquinone methyltransferase/2-methoxy-6-polyprenyl-1,4-benzoquinol methylase UbiE, which encodes MSQTHFGFEQVDEREKAGKVAGVFHSVASKYDVMNDLMSGGMHRLWKMFTIAQAAVRPGYKVLDIAGGTGDLAKAFARQAGPTGEVWLTDINESMLRVGRDRLLDAGVLTPTCLCDAEHIPFPNAYFDVVTVAFGLRNMTHKDRALAEMRRVVKPGGKVMVLEFSKVWQPLEKAYDVYSFKVLPWLGSKVAGDAESYRYLAESIRMHPDQETLKQMMEQAGLDSVEYFNLTAGVVALHVGRRL